The nucleotide sequence TTTTTGTTTATACCTTCTCATGAGTAAATTTTGGCTTCCGGTACAAACTCTGTGCTGatgattttatttatatattggaTATGTTACTTTCTCCAAAAGAAATGTAGCTCTTATTTTGCATCTATGATGACTGACATTGAGATATCAACTAATCAAAGTCACAACAGCAAATGTATAGTTATTCTCACCACTAAAGGTACCAATCTGAAGATAAATCGTTAGCAAAGGTATAGTTATTCACAACTAAAGGTGCCAATCTGAAGACACATCATTTTAGTGAGCAAATACATTAACTATATTGGAAATGCAAAGAACACAAGAACATCGACACTAACTGTATGTATGGATAAAACTATTAATATCAGGAAACAACTATTGGCAATAGAGGAGCCATAAGGTGCCAGAAATGCCCACTTCTAAAGAAATTGTTATCAGGTAATTTACCTAAAAGGTCAACTATCGTACTCCAGATGAAAAATTGGAAACAACTTTCAATAGCTTAGGAAAAAGTAGAAGAGATTCAGAACCTCAAAAGGTTAAGTTGCAAGAGTGAAAGAAATGAATCGAATTCAACTCACAATGCCATAGCTTTGTTTCCCCAGAAAAAGCACATCAATTTTACTTTGTCTCTTCCACAGTATCATCAAAATCTGAATCACTGACATTATAGCCTAAAAAAGAAGAAATCATGAAGACGCATATTGGACTGATGCACGAAACCATTATAGTCAATAAAAGAGGTAGTCTGCACACCTGGGCGTTTATCACTCACTTTCCATGCTGAAGACTTACTCTTTGAAGCTCGGCTAATCCAAGCTCTTCCCTAGACCAAAAAATAATCATTCAGTCAAAGCATTTCGAACATCCGATGCCAAAAGCACCGACACATCTCCCACACACACAAATGCACATTTACAAAGAAGAGAGCTGATACCAGTCATAATTTTAAGTAAAATTCAACAGTTTCCAACGGATGTAATTATGCTGCTCTTTTCTTTGGAGTGATTTGGTTCACCAAAACTCTTCTGTTCATGAAACGTAGTCGAGAAACTTATTTCATCGGAAAGATCAACATTGATAAGTGGTTCAATCCATCTGTTTTCCTTATGTCACTAAGCAATTTACTAAGAAATTTATCCAATAATTTCTACATAAAGCACAAACTATCACTAAATCCAATGTATTAGCATTTATCTCTATATTTGGAGTTactctagttttttttttggggtcCCCTCTGACCTTCAACAATTAAGAGGAGAGCAAAACAGTTCAAGGCAATTGCATTTTTATGTTAAGATGACGGTCCCATTCTCTTTACTTATATGTATCTTCTTGGGTCACAGTGAAAAACTTCAAAACTCAAATGATGGGTCTCTCCCTGCTTATTAAAATGATAAAACCCATGACTATGACTCCACATCAATAGTTACTTATTCACGTCTTCCCTTTACCTTTAACAAAGTTGAACCGTTTTTACTTTGCAACCATGAAGATAATGATGAGAGTTCAAGGAAGATTGCAAATTTATGTTTAGAAATGCTCTTTTAGCTACTGTCTTTTACCATTTCTCTGTCTATATCTAGTAAATAGAAAACATGAATCTCTGCTTAGTTACTAAATCCAAAATTTTAACATGCTTAGAGCCCTAGTAGGTGAATATTACAGCATGTAAAGCAAGAACAGAGATAGTAAAATGCACAAAAACATGTGTTCGGCTAAGACAATATTTTCCATCGAACAGGGAATAACTTGCTTTCCCAAATATCACATTTCTTACTCTATATCACATTTCTTAGTCAATATTTTCAATCTTTAATACTAAAATTTGTCACCAAATCACTTTCTTCAAATCCTATCGTCAGGGGCAGGGCTAGTGTCCCAGTTACAAATTCGGAAGAACCCAGTAGCTTAGACACAGAGCCTGCATTTGATTCATTAGCCCGGTAAAGCTTTTCTAAAATCTAGAACTCATAAACTCAAAATCCTGGCTACTCTTATGCGGTTATCAACCATCGTGTATGAATATGATAAGTCACCTACTTTATAACCAATCAAACACAAAAAATATGAGAAAATGATTTCACCTTTTGCGGGTCTCTAGGGATGCCATAGCCACTATAATACATCTGACCCACAAGCACGTGCATAGTTGCATCCCCAGCTTTAGCCTCCTTAAGACTGTCTTGAAACCACCGCTTAACGCACTCCCCCACTACGTCGGCAAGCGGATGCCGCCGCTGTTCAGCCAAAGACTTGAAATTAGAGTTTGAACTCTCTTCCTCCATCTTTGATTTTATCTTGAGCCGCTGCTCCGACCATTCTCCGGCAACTCCTTTTGACTTTGGTGTCTCCGGGGATGAAATTGATGGCCTAATCCTTGATGTGGATTTGACTTGATGAGATGTTGTAAGGTGGAGTCTGTTAGAGCTGATGATTCTTGCAAATCCTTGATGAAGGGATTTCCCCATATAGTGTGTGCAAATTAAATCTACCAAATTTAAAGTATCTAGTTGTTTGTTTCCACAAAAGGGCCGTTTAAAATTAGACATTAGAATTTTAGGTAAGGAAGAATCAAGAAAGTGCAAAATTTAGAGATTTTTCTGTTCCTTTGCGTTAGCTGAATCATATGGTTCCCGGCTGACAGgcatttttaaaaaacaaaaaattaaggtATTCAAACAGTTTTAATGTGTCCATTATAAATTACTCAAAACAATAATAAACTATTGATACTGATCTTTTGCTTTATACTttattaaaagatttttaaaacgtTTGATCGCTGAAATTATTACTCTTTTTCATTCCTTCTCGGGGAAATAGTCTCTCTATACTTCTAGGTACTTCTAGGGTAAGGGTTGCTTCATACATCTTATCCTCCCCAAACTTTAGACCCCACTTATAAAAATTACtgaatttattattgttattgttattgtttattGTTGTTCGTCGGAGTTCATATAAATTTTTGAGTAGGGATAAGTTTGATTAAATCTTATTGGTGCTAGTGTCAATACGGTTCAgacaattattttaaaaaatttatatcatattaatttttttattattctattgtgtataattaatattaatttttttcaaaattgtcCCAATCATTTCGATATTGCTTGCGTTTGATTAATTTTCGATAATTTTGTAAAAGTGTCACGTAAGAACGCACTGTTCCTAGAATATCTTATTTGTGAGAAATTTTATTCGGTAAGAGACAAAAGTAGTGTCGGTTATATGAGACTGTTATAGTGTCACTATTATAGGTGTGGGACCTTCGATTATATATCACTCGCTCTCTGTCACTCCTTCTCAGCTCACTAATTGAGACTTTTTCACGTAATCTCAGCTCACTAACTGAGACTTTTTCACGTAACCCCAACTCATTTCCTATTCTCTCTTTCTTATTTGTTATAATAATCTCAATCCACGACTAGCCTTGAGTTAATTAAATAATACTTGAGAGCGGCATTGACTAATATACAACTTCTaacatttgtattttttttcccaTTCTCTCTCCATTTTAATTTGGGAATGAAAAACGAAAAATCAGGGAAATATTCGTGTTTGTGAGTAACTGAAAATATGGATTGCGAAAATTAAAAAATGACCGGGATACAGAAACCTGAATTTTTTTTAAACGTTTCAAAGTTGCAAATGGCTTTttaatgaattaaaaaaaattagttgtgAATGAGAAACATCTCGAGCGTTAGAGTTACTAGTTCTAATTGGGAGAAAGTGTAATAGAGCTCACATGTTGTACTGCAATTCACTGACTGTGGTTAATTGATAGCTAGTAGTTAGCATGGTTAGTTAGTGAGTTAGGTTAAGTTAAATATAGTTACATGACAACTATCAATTAGTGGATCAGATAGGTAGttactattttgtatatataagaGTGTACAAGTCATTCACGGTAGAGGTCGGAAGATACAATCAGTAAATTCTCTAAGTTTGCATTATCTCTTCCTTTTGTATGATCGCAGCTTCATATTTCATTGATGATAGTTTACTGAATCGAGGGACTCTCACTGTGTTCTTACTTCTTCGTCGGAACCCTAATTTTTCGTCGCCCTAATTTTTCTCGAAAAACCTAACATTTGGTAGTAGGCGACGATTTTACAGGACAGAGTTTGATTCTGAGTGATTCATCTTGGTACAGTTCAATCATGGTTGATAATAACCCTCCATTGTACTTGCATCCTTCCGATGCACCTGGATCGTTATGTTTGGGTTTTTAGCTAATCGGCGCAAAACAACCACACTATGTGGAGTCAGGCTATAGAAGTATCACTTTTGACTCGAAATAAACTAGGTCATCAATAGTGTAGTTACCAGAGATAACTATGGTGATATATTTGCAAGCCTTTGGGATCGAGGTAATGCAATTGTTAAGTCATGGATAATGCCCAATGTGAGTTGTGATCTACTGAGTGACGTTTTTTTTTTCGCTCGAGTGCACATGCAATCTGGTTAGATTTTACGCGAACGATTTGATAAGATCAACACTTCTATTACTTACATAAGAAGATCTGCACTCTCATATAGTGGACATCCTCTATCTCAGCTTATTTTCCTAAGTTGAAGGACCTCTGGGATGAATATGACTCAATCATGTCTACTCCTCATGTGATTGTGAAAAGTTGAAGAAGTACTTTGTGCAATAACAGTATCAACCTTTATGGCAGTTCCCAATAGGTTTGAATGACCGGTATAGTCAGGCGTGCAACCAAATTCTGATTAAATCCAGGGTTCCTACTATCAATCAAGCTTATGCCATGATCCTTCAAGATGAGAGCCAGGGTTCCTACTATCAATCAGTCTAGAAGCTGAGAAATAATTACACAGTAGAGTGTGATTTTTGTCATGTAAAGGACATTCTACGGATAATTGCTTCAAGCCGATGAAATGTGATTATTGTAACATGAAAGGGCACCTTAAGGAGAATTTCTACAAGCTGAAGGGAAAAAGAGAGGTGTAATAGGGAACTTGGCACAGGTTGATGTTAATGCTACTAGAAATTTTAATGTCCTATCTATTCCATCAGTGTTCACTCAGGACTAGTATAACCAGATCTTGCGCATGCTGAATATGAGTACCATCACAGATGCCATTGCTCATATGGCAGGTATATCATTTCCTTTGTCTGCCTAGCCCTAGTCATTAATAGATAGTAGATACTGGTGCTACTAATCATATGATTAGTGATATGCATTGTTGTTGGATGGCTTTAAAGTAGGAAATGTGGGTCAAGTGCAGATGTCAACTGGTGACTCTGCTTAAATCAGTCATGTTGGGAGTTGTTCTTTGACCGGAGGTGACATACTTAAGGATGTCCTATATGTGCCAAATTTTAAATTTAACCTGCTTTCGGTTTTCAAAGTGACAAAGGATCTAAGATATTTTGCATCCTTCTATCCTGATTATTTCCTCTTTCAGGACCTTTTCAGTGGGAAGATGAAGGCGAAGGAACACGAAGGCCTTTATGTGTTGTAGTCCAATGTACAAGCTAAAGCAACTAAGAGCATCTATGATAACTCATACAATAAAAGGTTCATATATTTGATATAAAAGGATGGGTCATGTACCCATGGTTGTATTAAGAAAGCTTCATATGTTTTAGAAAACTAGTAATTTTCATTTAGAGCATTGATATTTGTCCTTTAAGTAGACAAACTAGAGTTCAATTTTCTCATAGTACCAATAGATCAACAGAACCCTTCCTGTTAGCTCATCTTGATGTATGAGGTCCTTTTAGAGTTTCTACTTATAATGGTATgagatttttctttattattatagAAATTACTCCGGGTGGACATGGAATTTTATGATGAGAGTTAAATTTGATGTCTCAAGCTTAATTAAATCTTTCATTGCTATGGTTTTGAATCAGTTTGGTTGCAAAATTAAGATATTTAGGTCTGATAATGGCTCGGAATTCTTTAATAGTATTTGTAGAGAATTTTTAGGGTGCATGGGATTGTTCATCAGAGTTCTTGCCCCTACACCCCACCGCATAATGGAGTGGTTGAAAGGAGGCATAGACATATCCTTGAGACAGCTAGAGCTATCAAGTTTCAAGCAGGTTTGCTTGCTAGATTTTGGTGTTGTTGCATTAAGGCGGCTATGTACTTTATCAacagaatttctttaactgttttGGGTAACAAATATCCTTTTGAGTTGTTATATCGGAAAGTTCTTATTTGTCACATATGAGAGTGGTAAGTTGTTTGTGCTTTGCCACTATATTGCCTAGACATGACAAATATAGTCCTAGGGCAATTAAGTGTAATGATTCAACTAGTCGTtttgaactttagaacttcattCCCCTATTTGAGACTTTTCGTATATTTGTTTGATGATTTATAACTTGTTGGGATGGCTGGTTTGGTTCCCGAGGGGTTCCAGGGTGATTAAAAATACTTAGTTCCTAATTAGAGGCATAAGGTTAGAAGAGTTAACCAACGTCAATATTACGCGTAAAAAAACCCCAGATTAGTATTGTTAAGGTTCCAATAAATTTGTTTGATGATATTGGACTTGTACGTATTTTTAGTTCAGGTCACGGGAGGATTGGGGTTGATTCGGTGCTTTTAgtcgaaagttggaattttaaactTAAGAGAATTTGAGATTTTTGGTCAGGTGCTCGATTATTGGTATTGATGTTATTTTTTAGTAATTTGAGACACTGGACAAGTTTGTGTAGGGTATACAGACTTGTTAGAatgattagacggggtcccgaggggctcggttgagtttcggggtgatttcagatcattttgaGCTAAGTTGGATTTTCTGGTTTTCTGTTGTTAGTGGTGTGAATCGCGATCACATGGATTGTGTTTCAATGGCGTAAAAGGTTTTTCTAGGGGAAGTTTTGTCCTTCGCGATTGCGCGGGAAAGCTCGCGATCATGTAGTGTTAACTGGTGAAGCATCACGATCGCACGAGGATGTTCGTGACTGCGTAGGAGGATTCTGGGGGCCATGGTGTTTCTCTTTGCGATCTTATGCAGAGGGTCGTGATCTCATAGGTGTTTGCATGGTTTCTCTTCGTGATCGTGTGGCACTAGATCGTGAACGCAACTCACATTGTGGCTTTAGGGTATATTATATCCAGATTTCGGGATTTAGCctatttttaccatttttgagttttggagaacGGGAAGAGGAGATCTTGAAGAGGGATTTTACTACAATCTTGAGATTAAGTAATTTTTATTTGGATTTGATCATATATCTTGATTTTTCGTAGATTTCTACACCAAAACTATGGAATTAAAAggtaaaatttggtattttgtcTACAACTTAAAAGAgtgtattttgatgttttgaataCTAATTTAGACTCAAATTTGGAaattaatcacatatttggactcatggGGTTATTCAACAAGATTCAACCCTAGATGCGAATTTTAACCATGTgggcccgagttgacttttgttgactttttgagatttgattattgaagctttattatttgaaattaatttttatGACTTTATTTGACCTTGTTAAGTATTGTTGGCTAGATTTAGAGGGTTTAGAGGTCACGGATAGAGGGAATGTCTTATTGGACGATGGAGGCTTATTTCGgaagaggtaagtatctttcctaatcTTAGTTTGAGGAAAAATGCCTTAGGATATGACCTTGTTTGCTAATTGTAGCGTGTTGAGGAAAActtatatgcgaggtgacgagtgtatatgcgggTGTCATAGTTTATTCATGTTCGGGGTAGATTTTTAGCTTCTCTATGGCTTGTTTAGCTGTGTATTCTTTTTGACTTGTGCTTTATTTTGATTGTATGACTACGTGAGCATATTtattcatgctagagatcatgtttaagTTTATGATATCATCATTTGGCATGACGGCCTATTCTTAAGATGTTGATATACATGATTTAGCTGTAGTCATACTTTACATCTTAAACATACATCTGTAACTCTATTTATTATGTCCTTGTGCATATTATTTATTATCTCTTGAGCATATGCATACATTCTTGGAGACAAAGATCTTGATATATATTGGTATGCCCATGGCACATTTGGACTTTATGAGCGAATCGACATCATTATGgaacgaggtttctgccgtacaACGTGTGAAAACAGATCCACCCCTAGGTTCGCTCTCCTATGTTCTCTCTTGGTGGCGTACATACAGAGTTTATGAGACACTAATGAGCGTCAGTTTGGGATGGTATTGGTTGATGAGTTGGACGTAAAGGTGGAAGCTTTGATCTCCGAAGTGAATCCTTTATTTTATACCATGCattttactccctccgtttcaatttagatgatgtagtttgacttggcacaaagtttaaggaaaaaaagaagacttttggaATATCTGGTCCTAAAAGCTTAAGGGGCAAAAGTTTTGTGAGGCAATAACTTTTTTATGGCtataaaaacttttcattaagggtaatgtgagtaaaataaaaagtttaaagttaaattattttcaaatatagaatgtgtcattcttttttaaacagactaataagaaaattgtgtcatctaaattgaaacagaaggAGTATATATTTTCTATGCATATCTTCTAAACTCCTACTTGATGCCTCTGTTATGTGCATTGGTTTTGGTAGGCGAGATAGTACGATTCATGATTTAATGTATAATTCATGGTATAACTCTTTCCATTGCTTGCTATGTATATGCTTGAACTGTATAGGTATATTTGCTATTGAGTATCATATGACTTGAATCTCGCAACtgcttcaccgaggttagtcttgatacttattgagtacacatTGTcttcatactcatactacacttctacatatttttgtgcataaTCTTGCATTGGCACTAGTGAATTTCAGGAGGGTGCCCAATAGCTGACTTAAGAGACTTGAGGTAGTACTGCTTGATCAACCGTAGACCGTTGAAGTcaccttcttttcattttcatacTGTTTATCTTATTCATATAGTACTATTGTACTTATGAGACTCAGTTGTATTTTCTCTTAGTATCTCATGACTTCATACTACCAGATTTTTGGGAGTTATTTTGTAGTATTACCACTGTTGGTTGATGTTGTGAGACTTATTATGCTTTATTTATATCATGTTTGCATTTTACCCCATGTCTTACTTATTTTGGTTAATTTGGATGTTGGCttatctagcgggttgggttaggtgtcatcacgacaatggtgagattttggatcgtgtcaaagttggtatcagagctctaggttcatgggtGCTATGGGTCATGAGcatgtctagtagaatcttgtggatcggtatggagacgtctctATTTATCTTCCAGAAGGGGATGAgacatttaggaaacttcactttctttatTCCTCGATGTGCCACTTTGTTTCATCTTGATGTTTGAATTTTTACTCTATTAttatctcatagatggtgaggacgcgttcATCTGCAACTGGTAAGTAGGAGCCAGCCGctactagaggtagaggtaggggcAGAGATAGGGCTGGAACCTAGACTAAGGCACGTGCAAAGGAACCTAGAGGTGAAGCACATGCAGCTACTCATGCTCGTGCTAGGGTCGTTTTTGAGGAGCCACCTATAACTCCAAAGGTGGACCAAGTTCCAGATCAGGTTGTTCTACCGGGTCCAACTCAGGTTTCAAGGGATTTAATGCTACTCTAGTGCTTTAGGACACTATGGTTTAGATTTTAATTTACTTCGACGATTTCATAGGTCAGGATAATTTCTGTGGTCCTCGCTACTTCTTAAGCTGGAGGGGTAGCACAGACCCCATCTACTCACACTTCAAAGCTAGCCGTCGCTATGTTTCACACTCTAGGAGTTCTTGTTATTCTACCAGTTGAGATAGTTCAGCCTATTATTGTGGTTAGGCCTGAGGCTAGGCCTATTGTATTTGTTGATGAGTAGAATATGATGAATCGGTTCCTGCAGTTAGATCTTCCACATTTGATTGTAATCCCACAActgatgctcaggactttttggatagGGCCATGAGAGTTTTCGCAACTTGGGCCTTGTGGAGTCCAATGTAGTtgatttcactacttttcaattaaGAGGGCCAATCAAGATGTGGTGGCATACTTATGAGCAGAGTAGACCAGCAGGGTCACTTCctctcacttggactcagtttttgactctttttCTGGAGAAGTTCATTCTACTCACTTGGAGACACGAGCAATGCAGTTAGTTCGAGCACTTGCAGTTGGATGTTAAGACAATTACTCAATATGATAAACAGAGTTGTCGTGCGATGCAGCTTTTCCGATTCCCTCCGAGATGGAGAAGGTATGaaggtttattgagggtcttaATTACGGTATCATGTATAGGATGGCAcgagaggttgagatggagaCTACCTTTTACCAGGCTATAGAGATTGCAAGGAGGTTGGAGTGTATCCCTAGgtaggagagagagagagagagagagagagagagagagagagagagagagagagagagagagagagagagagagagagagagagagaggagaggagagagAGTCCAAGAAGCCTCATGGTACTAGAGGATTTAGTGGTGCCCACTTTTGGGAAAAGGGCcattatggtagaggccatcttgGCAGGCCATTTCAACAGTTAGCCATGGGTTCCAGAGTGCTCATTTAGGATAATTGTCATATGGAATATCTACCATACGTGGTTCTTTAAGGGGGTATTCTGGTCGTCTGGGTAAGACTCAGTCCTAGCAGCCACACCAGTAGAGGAGTAGCTAGGGTAGAGATTCGAGGCATATAATGAGGGATTATCCCAGGCTTTGGAGTGGTATATCTCAGGATGGTACTTAGGCTATGATTCTACTCTAGTTGCTACACCATTTGCCCAACCAGCTAGAATTAGAGTTCATGCAGTTAGAGGTTACCCTAGAGGTAGAGTCTAGGCGGGTGAAGGCCAGGCTCATTGTTATGCTTTTCCTAGTAGTCTCAGAGGCAGTTGTAACCGATGCAGTATTTacatgtattgttttagtctATCATATAGATGCTACGGTATTGTTTGATCtaggttctacttattcgtatgtgtcatcttactttgcatCATATTTGGGTATGACTCGTGATTCTTTGgatattcctatttatgtgtctacgctTATTggagattctattatggtagattggGGTTGTCGGTCTTGTGTAGTTACTATTAAATGATATGATACGATCGTTGATGTTTTGTtgttggatatggttgattttgaggtgattcttggcatggattggttatctttgtATCATGCTATCTcggattgtcacactaagattGTGACTTTAGCTATACCGGAGTTGCATAGATTAGAGTAGAGAGGGTATCTTGGTCATTCTAttggtagggtgatttcattttgaaggctcggcgtatggttaagaagggatgtctagcatatttgtcttttattcgggattctagtgcagaggtttCTTCTATGGTTCAGTATCAGCTATGACAGAGTTCTCAAAGGTGTTCCGCATGTATTTGCCGGGTATGCCACTAGATAGGGtgattgattttggtattgacttagttTCTGG is from Nicotiana tabacum cultivar K326 unplaced genomic scaffold, ASM71507v2 Un00443, whole genome shotgun sequence and encodes:
- the LOC142179248 gene encoding uncharacterized protein LOC142179248; amino-acid sequence: MSNFKRPFCGNKQLDTLNLVDLICTHYMGKSLHQGFARIISSNRLHLTTSHQVKSTSRIRPSISSPETPKSKGVAGEWSEQRLKIKSKMEEESSNSNFKSLAEQRRHPLADVVGECVKRWFQDSLKEAKAGDATMHVLVGQMYYSGYGIPRDPQKGRAWISRASKSKSSAWKVSDKRPGYNVSDSDFDDTVEETK